In a genomic window of Bradyrhizobium sp. LLZ17:
- a CDS encoding Lrp/AsnC family transcriptional regulator, whose amino-acid sequence MSRNLDEIDFKILAEIQADGRITNVELAKRVGISPPPCLRRVRALEEEGYINGYRGLLDARKLGFDVTVFAAVHLSSQAEADLRAFEEFVRAEPLVRECWMLSGEVDFILKCVAPDMATFQDFVTHLTAAPHVRNVRTSLVLHNSKYEAAVPLDVKGRR is encoded by the coding sequence GTGTCGCGGAACCTAGACGAGATCGACTTCAAAATTCTCGCCGAGATCCAGGCCGACGGCCGAATCACCAATGTCGAGCTGGCCAAGCGCGTCGGGATTTCGCCCCCGCCATGCCTGCGCCGCGTCCGGGCGCTGGAGGAGGAGGGCTACATCAACGGCTATCGCGGTCTCCTGGACGCGCGGAAGCTCGGCTTCGACGTCACGGTGTTCGCCGCCGTGCATCTCTCCAGCCAGGCCGAGGCTGACTTGCGCGCTTTCGAGGAGTTCGTTCGCGCCGAGCCGCTGGTGCGGGAATGCTGGATGTTGTCGGGCGAGGTCGATTTCATCCTGAAATGCGTCGCGCCCGACATGGCGACCTTCCAGGATTTTGTCACGCACCTGACCGCAGCGCCGCATGTACGCAACGTGCGGACGTCGCTCGTGCTGCATAACTCGAAGTATGAAGCGGCCGTGCCGCTCGATGTGAAGGGGCGAAGATAG
- the carB gene encoding carbamoyl-phosphate synthase large subunit: protein MPKRTDITTILIIGAGPIVIGQACEFDYSGTQAVKTLKEEGYRIVLVNSNPATIMTDPELADATYIEPITPEIVAKIIEKERHVIPGGFALLPTMGGQTALNCALSLRRQGTLEKFDVEMIGATADAIDKAEDRQLFREAMTKIGLETPKSRLANASELKKSFRDKYQAERAKASGAALEELERQWTLGEGDRRKRYQEYALGQALMALSEIGLPAIIRPSFTMGGTGGGIAYNKEEFLDIIERGLDASPTNEVLIEESVLGWKEFEMEVVRDKKDNCIIVCSIENLDPMGVHTGDSITVAPALTLTDKEYQIMRDASLAVLREIGVETGGSNVQFGVNPDDGRMVVIEMNPRVSRSSALASKATGFPIAKVAAKLAVGYTLDEIANDITGGATPASFEPTIDYVVTKVPRFAFEKFPGASTTLTTSMKSVGEVMAIGRTFQESLQKALRGLETGLTGLDEIEIEGLGRDDDKNAIRAALGTPTPNRILQVAQAMRLGWSNEEIFNSCKIDPWFLSEMRGIVDLEDKVRKNGLPGNAFGMRTLKAMGFSDARLAVLVATTEAEVTAKRHALGIRPVYKRIDTCAAEFASPTAYMYSTYEAPFAGVPADESTPSDKKKVIILGGGPNRIGQGIEFDYCCCHACFALHDAGYESIMVNCNPETVSTDYDTADRLYFEPLTAEDVLEIIAKERTNGTLHGVIVQFGGQTPLKLARALEAAEVPILGTSPDAIDLAEDRDRFKRVLDKLRLKQPKNGIAYSVEQARLVATDLGLPLVVRPSYVLGGRAMQIIREDNQLSDYLLGTLPELVPADVKARYPNDKTGQINTVLGKNPLLFDRYLSDATEIDVDCLCDGKDTFIVGIMEHIEEAGIHSGDSACSLPPHSLDAKMIQELERQTRELALGLDVVGLMNVQYAIKDGDIYVLEVNPRASRTVPFVAKVVGTPVAKIAARIMAGEKLADFKLKKADFKHVGVKESVFPFARFPGVDTVLGPEMRSTGEVMGIDRSFAVAFAKSQLGGGTRVPRKGTVFVSVRESDKTRIADAVRELHSLGFKVLATSGTARYLTDQGIPTEKVNKVLEGRPHIVDAITNGDVQLVFNTTEGPQALADSRSLRRAALLHKVPYYTTLSGAVAAAQGIRAYLGGDLEVRTLQSYFSDT, encoded by the coding sequence ATGCCCAAACGTACAGACATCACCACCATTCTGATCATCGGCGCCGGTCCCATCGTGATCGGCCAGGCTTGCGAGTTCGACTATTCGGGCACGCAAGCGGTGAAGACGCTGAAGGAAGAGGGCTACCGCATCGTCCTCGTCAACTCCAATCCGGCCACCATCATGACCGACCCGGAATTGGCCGATGCGACCTATATCGAGCCGATCACGCCGGAAATCGTCGCCAAGATCATCGAGAAGGAACGCCACGTCATTCCCGGCGGCTTCGCGCTGCTGCCGACCATGGGCGGACAGACCGCGCTGAACTGCGCGCTGTCGCTGCGCCGGCAAGGCACGCTGGAGAAGTTCGATGTCGAGATGATCGGCGCCACCGCCGACGCCATCGACAAGGCCGAGGACCGCCAGCTGTTCCGCGAGGCCATGACCAAGATCGGGCTCGAGACGCCGAAGTCGCGGCTCGCCAACGCCTCCGAGCTGAAGAAATCCTTCCGCGACAAGTACCAGGCCGAACGCGCGAAGGCCTCTGGTGCGGCACTCGAAGAGCTCGAGCGGCAATGGACGCTCGGTGAAGGCGACCGCCGCAAGCGCTACCAGGAATATGCGCTCGGTCAGGCGCTGATGGCGCTCTCCGAGATCGGCCTGCCCGCGATCATCCGCCCCTCCTTCACGATGGGCGGCACCGGCGGCGGCATTGCGTACAACAAGGAAGAATTCCTTGACATCATCGAGCGCGGCCTCGACGCGTCTCCGACCAACGAAGTGCTGATCGAAGAATCCGTGCTCGGCTGGAAAGAGTTCGAGATGGAGGTGGTGCGCGACAAGAAGGACAATTGCATCATCGTCTGCTCGATCGAAAACCTCGATCCGATGGGCGTGCACACCGGCGATTCCATCACGGTGGCGCCGGCACTGACCTTGACCGACAAGGAATACCAGATCATGCGCGACGCCTCGCTGGCGGTGCTGCGCGAGATCGGCGTGGAGACCGGCGGCTCCAACGTGCAGTTCGGCGTCAATCCCGACGACGGCCGCATGGTCGTCATCGAGATGAACCCGCGGGTGTCGCGCTCGTCCGCGCTGGCCTCCAAGGCCACCGGCTTCCCGATCGCCAAAGTCGCGGCCAAGCTCGCGGTCGGCTACACGCTCGACGAAATCGCCAACGACATCACCGGCGGCGCGACGCCGGCCTCATTCGAGCCGACCATCGACTACGTCGTCACCAAGGTGCCGCGCTTCGCGTTCGAGAAATTCCCCGGCGCTTCCACCACGCTGACGACATCGATGAAGTCGGTCGGTGAAGTGATGGCGATCGGCCGTACGTTCCAGGAAAGTCTTCAGAAGGCGTTGCGCGGGCTCGAGACCGGCCTCACCGGTCTCGACGAAATCGAGATCGAAGGCCTCGGCCGCGACGACGACAAGAACGCGATCCGCGCCGCGCTCGGCACGCCGACCCCGAACCGCATCCTGCAGGTCGCCCAGGCGATGCGGCTCGGCTGGTCGAACGAAGAGATCTTCAATTCCTGCAAGATCGATCCGTGGTTCCTCAGTGAGATGCGTGGCATCGTCGACTTGGAAGACAAGGTCCGCAAGAATGGCCTGCCCGGCAACGCCTTCGGCATGCGCACGCTCAAGGCCATGGGTTTCTCGGACGCGCGGCTGGCCGTGCTCGTGGCGACGACGGAAGCCGAGGTAACGGCGAAGCGCCACGCGCTCGGCATCCGACCCGTCTACAAGCGCATCGACACCTGCGCGGCCGAATTCGCCTCGCCGACCGCCTACATGTATTCGACTTACGAGGCGCCGTTCGCGGGCGTACCGGCGGACGAGAGCACGCCGTCGGACAAGAAGAAGGTCATCATTCTCGGCGGCGGACCGAACCGCATCGGCCAGGGCATCGAGTTCGATTATTGCTGCTGTCATGCCTGCTTCGCGCTGCATGACGCCGGCTACGAATCCATCATGGTCAATTGCAACCCGGAAACCGTGTCGACCGACTACGACACCGCCGACCGGCTCTATTTCGAGCCGCTCACCGCGGAGGACGTGCTCGAGATCATTGCGAAGGAGCGCACCAACGGCACGCTGCACGGCGTCATCGTACAGTTCGGCGGCCAGACCCCGCTGAAGCTGGCGCGGGCGTTGGAAGCCGCCGAAGTACCGATCCTCGGCACCTCGCCCGACGCGATTGATCTCGCCGAGGACCGCGACCGCTTCAAGCGCGTGCTCGACAAGCTCCGCCTGAAGCAGCCGAAGAACGGCATTGCCTATTCCGTCGAGCAGGCCCGCCTGGTGGCGACCGATCTCGGCCTGCCCCTGGTGGTGCGCCCGTCCTATGTGCTCGGCGGCCGCGCCATGCAGATCATCCGCGAGGACAACCAGCTCAGCGACTATCTGCTCGGCACGCTGCCGGAACTGGTGCCCGCCGACGTCAAGGCGCGCTACCCGAACGACAAGACCGGGCAGATCAACACCGTGCTCGGCAAGAACCCGCTGCTGTTCGACCGCTACCTGTCCGACGCGACCGAAATCGACGTCGACTGCCTCTGCGACGGCAAGGACACCTTCATCGTCGGGATCATGGAGCACATCGAGGAAGCCGGCATTCATTCAGGTGACTCCGCCTGCTCGCTGCCGCCGCACTCGCTCGATGCCAAGATGATCCAGGAGCTGGAGCGGCAGACACGCGAGCTGGCGCTCGGCCTCGACGTCGTCGGCCTAATGAACGTGCAATACGCGATCAAGGACGGCGACATCTATGTGCTGGAAGTCAATCCGCGCGCCTCGCGCACGGTGCCGTTCGTCGCCAAGGTTGTCGGCACGCCGGTCGCAAAGATTGCCGCCCGCATCATGGCGGGCGAGAAGCTTGCCGACTTCAAGCTGAAGAAGGCCGACTTCAAGCATGTCGGGGTCAAGGAATCGGTGTTTCCGTTCGCCCGCTTCCCCGGTGTCGACACCGTGCTCGGGCCCGAGATGCGCTCGACCGGCGAGGTCATGGGCATCGACCGCTCCTTCGCGGTGGCGTTCGCCAAGAGCCAGCTCGGCGGCGGCACCCGTGTGCCACGCAAGGGCACCGTGTTCGTCTCTGTGCGCGAGAGCGACAAAACCCGCATCGCCGACGCCGTTCGCGAGTTGCACTCGCTCGGCTTCAAGGTGCTGGCGACATCGGGAACGGCGCGCTACCTGACTGACCAGGGGATCCCGACCGAGAAGGTGAACAAGGTGCTGGAGGGGCGGCCGCATATCGTCGATGCTATTACCAACGGCGACGTCCAGCTCGTCTTCAACACCACCGAGGGCCCGCAGGCGCTCGCCGACAGCCGCTCGCTGCGGCGCGCGGCCCTCTTGCATAAAGTGCCGTATTACACCACTCTTTCCGGGGCCGTAGCGGCCGCGCAGGGCATCCGGGCCTATCTGGGCGGGGACCTTGAGGTTCGTACCCTGCAGAGCTATTTTTCGGACACCTGA
- a CDS encoding MFS transporter — MSVFWLAVAAFAIGTEAFVIAGMLPTIAADLQISVPTAGQLVSVYALTYAVGSPVLAVTLNNIDRRTVLTLALSTFIAGNLLAVMASGFALLLASRMLMALGAGLCMPTALGVSVAVTSPERRGRAVALVTSGLTVATVVGVPFGNWIGSLFGWRATFAMVALLGAIALAGLLFGLPRGLPKSTSSLAERLAVARHGNVLIALLITILWALGGFTIFTYFAVPLHALGFDAAQISLALLVFGAAAAIGNMLGGVLADRLGAIVTAALGLTGMASALFLHSLVLKFLPGQAHYAILGPIFLQGLSGWAFYPAQVASIIRIDPQASMIALSLNASAMYLGFAIGGALGGAVLAGWSPADLGWVGGLSVTASLLVHLARGWQARPKAIKIAG; from the coding sequence ATGAGCGTGTTCTGGCTGGCGGTGGCCGCATTTGCGATCGGAACGGAAGCCTTTGTCATTGCCGGCATGTTGCCGACGATCGCGGCGGACCTGCAGATTTCGGTTCCCACTGCCGGGCAGCTGGTCAGCGTCTACGCGCTCACCTATGCCGTGGGCTCGCCGGTCCTCGCGGTGACCCTCAACAACATCGACCGCCGCACCGTGCTGACACTCGCTCTGTCGACCTTCATCGCCGGCAATCTGCTGGCGGTCATGGCGTCCGGATTTGCACTGCTGCTGGCGTCGCGGATGTTGATGGCACTCGGGGCAGGCCTGTGCATGCCAACGGCGCTCGGCGTCTCCGTGGCCGTCACCTCCCCTGAACGCCGGGGCCGCGCCGTGGCGCTGGTCACGTCCGGCCTCACGGTCGCGACCGTCGTCGGTGTTCCCTTCGGCAATTGGATCGGCAGCCTGTTCGGCTGGCGCGCGACCTTCGCCATGGTCGCGCTGCTCGGCGCAATCGCGCTGGCGGGGCTGCTGTTTGGGCTGCCCCGAGGCCTGCCCAAAAGCACGTCCTCGCTCGCCGAACGGCTCGCCGTGGCGCGTCACGGCAACGTCCTGATCGCGCTCCTCATCACGATTCTATGGGCACTCGGCGGTTTCACCATATTCACCTATTTCGCCGTCCCGCTGCACGCGTTGGGTTTCGACGCCGCGCAGATCAGCTTGGCGCTGCTGGTTTTCGGTGCGGCTGCCGCGATCGGAAATATGCTCGGCGGCGTGTTGGCCGACCGGCTCGGCGCGATCGTCACCGCGGCGCTCGGCCTGACCGGCATGGCCAGCGCGCTCTTCCTGCATTCGCTGGTGCTGAAATTCCTGCCGGGCCAGGCGCATTATGCGATCCTCGGCCCGATTTTCCTCCAGGGCCTCTCGGGCTGGGCGTTCTATCCGGCTCAGGTCGCCAGCATCATCCGGATCGACCCGCAGGCCTCGATGATCGCGCTCTCTCTCAACGCCTCCGCCATGTATCTCGGCTTTGCGATCGGAGGAGCCTTGGGCGGCGCCGTGCTTGCGGGCTGGAGCCCAGCCGATCTCGGCTGGGTCGGCGGACTGAGCGTGACGGCCTCGCTTCTGGTGCACCTCGCCCGTGGCTGGCAGGCGCGGCCGAAAGCGATCAAAATTGCCGGTTGA